From the genome of Triticum aestivum cultivar Chinese Spring chromosome 1A, IWGSC CS RefSeq v2.1, whole genome shotgun sequence:
TACGTCGAGCTCAATGCCAACGATGAGACCGGCCCCCCGGATCTCTTTGACATGAGGGTTTCCACCCAGCTTAGTTTTGAGCAGCTGCTTGAAGTATTCTCCTTTCTTGGTCACCTCTGCTAGAAAGCCAGGTTTCTGGATCTTGTCCAATGTGGCTAATGCAGCATGGCACACAAAAGGGCCTCCGCCGAATGTGGTACCATGGTCACCGTAGTGTATGGCTGCCGCAACCTTTTCGGTGACCAAGGCCACACCAATGGGAAGGCCGTTGGCCAGTGGCTTCGCCAAGGTCATTATGTCAGGTAATACACCATAAACCTCATGGGCCCAGAGGTAACCTGTGCGCCCCAGACCACATTGCACCTGTGTTGCAAACAGTAGATTAGATGTCTCCACATCTCAAATTGACAGAAGTTGAACTTCACAGTGCAATCCTAAATCCCTACTGTTGAATTGCGTATTTGCATTTTGgttatttcaaatatgaaaatgcaGGCTCTCATGGAAGATCCCTTCATGGGGACAATGATCAGAAAGTTGTCCCGGTCTCCCAGAATTAGGAAGCAATAGGGAATACATTCCCTGCCGGACGCATTtggcgtcttcgttctaaaaaaaaaatACATTCCCTGTCGAACCACTGATGAATCTCCAGAACAGAAAATAATTTTCTCTCCTTATACTAGAAATTCAGAAATTGTGTAGTTACCACTAATTATTTCTATGCAATCGACTACAGAGACAACTATTAATGAAGGTAAGTTGTGTCATACCTCGTCAAAGACCAAGAGAGCCCCTGCCTCATCACAAGCATCCCGCAGTCCCTGCAAGAACTCGTTGGTGGCACTGTGAATCCCACCCTCACCCTGCACGGGCTCGACAAACACAGCAGCAATCTTCCCCGACTGTATCACCTTCTTGGCCTCCTCCAAATTGCCATACTCGACAAATGTTGAGCCGGGCATGACAGGTTCAAAGGGCTCCCTGTACTGCACCTTGCTAGTCAGCGCGAGCGAGCCAATGGTCCGGCCATGGAAGCAGTTGGTGAAGGACATGAACTCCGTAGGCGCATCACCGTTGGGGTGCGCGACCCTCTGGTACTTCCTGGCGAATTTGATGGCCGCCTCATTGGCCTCAGTGCCGGAGTTGGCAAAGAAGGCGCGGTCAGCAAAGGAGGCCTCCACGAGCCGCTTGGCGAGCTCCACCTGCGCGTTCAAGAAATGGATGTCAGACGAGAAGGAGAGACCGTGTGGGAAGATTAACCAGGCAAGCAAAGCGTCGAACACGTTGCGGACATTGTGGAGTGAGTTTGGGATGGGGTTGGTGGGGAGCAGGGGAGGCGTACCTGGGGCACGGTGTAGCCGACGTTGCTGGCGTGGACCAGGCGTCCGCGCTGGTCCGCGGCGGCGGCGTCCACGTCGGGGTCGCCGTGGCCGAGGGCGTTGACGGCGATGCCGGCGGCCATGTCAAGGTACTCACGCCCATCGATGTCGTAGAGCTTGCAGCCGCGCCCCGCCACGAAGACGACCTGGGCGCGCTTGTAGGTGCCCACGATGTACTTGGCCTCGTCCGCCATGACGGCCCGGCTCGCCGCGGACagctcccgccgcgccgccgcggggGCGGTCGGCGCGGGCGCCGGGGTCGCGAGGCAGGCGGAGACGCGCGCCCGCCGGGACGACGGGAGCCtcgcggcggccgcggccggcTTGACGGGCGCGACGGCGAGGAAGGATTGGAGCGAGTTCATGGCGGACGGATTCGGGGTGGGCGAGAGGGAGTGGAGGGGTTTCGGAGTTAAATACGGATTGGGGTCGGGGTTGGATGAAGTTAAAAGAAAAATCTGGTCACGCTTTCTGGTTTCGTGGCGGCTACTGTTTTTGTTGTGCATCAACAACTACCGCGTGCGGCGTGCTGCCTTCTCTTACCGTGGACTTTCGTCTTGGACTTCTTTTGCTTTCTGTCACTGTATTATATGCGTGCAACCCTAGCTGAATTCCACGATGTTTCTAGCCGGTTGGTGTGAGAACACGGGCTTTTCTTTTCATCCTGAAAacgaaaggaaaaagaaaacacaaAGTTTAGCCTTTTTTGCTTTACATAATGTGAAGTACATAATTGTACAACCCTATCATGGATATTTGCTAAATATTCTGTCCGTGCTCTGGTATTCTCGGAGTGATACATTTCTTATACCAAACCTGAAAGTTTTTGATTTCGATTCATTCATTTAGTTTAACCGTACTATATGATATATCATGCAATTATATCAGAGATCGGAAAATGGCGGCTTACTACACTACTAAAAAAGATTTATTAGTGACGTatctgttttggccattaatgacgCAATACATGTGCGCCACTATCACTAGTAACATATACTAATGGCGcgcctctggtgcgccattagtataccagactaTAGTGGTGCATGAGGCAGTGCGCCGTTAGTAAGTCACActgtgcaccattagtatgcctcccagagGGCCATATTTatcttgtgctctgggttactaatggcacactaacTGATAATGTGTCACTAGTAtgtttattgcagtgcgccactaatgtgatgtatggtgcgccactagtatgaatattaggaaaaAATTTCTGATATTtacacaggttacaaaatatattactgcacagaatatagacatcacaacatataaacagcagattcatcaaatacaatagaagattagtctctgaatacaattcatcatattagtctccggattcaaaagaccgaacaaagttagaacattacaagtctcgagatcgcgagtagcgagtttgtcttcacattacaagtcgatatcgatcatctaaactaccatcacatagaagagagctgcggtcatcacgatgagcatcatcgcgatgaaactggtcttcatccggttcctcctcagctccctcctctctcccgctagatagcacgcgtatctagcttccgcctccgccctagtggtgtaccatttgtaactgttaccgctgaaacggtgaacctgtctccgacactcctcccagtcgtcgtagactccgggaaccttacccttgtacacgacatacaacggcatctctatgcactagccaaacaaaacgttagtagcaattcacagataatacataagcaatatataagtattcaacaaaaggatcggaagagaaaagcaagacattaatagcacgattcatggtcctactaataaatagcatcgactacatataagttgaatgactgtccaaaccaaagagacatacaagttcattaaagtttaattacaacatgagctaatcgatatttcagaactacacatagcatcactacttttgactcgacttagggaccggagcgtggatgaagccgccgtctatcgtgatggtcatgaaatcgcgggcgttgtcagcctgcatttgtagcgttgtttctatctcactgttggaagGTTGATATCtgctgaggtagaactgccccgagatacgaaagacatcttgatggatgatttccgcaaactctgactggatgcgaaagaattcttgtctgatgtccgcgtcctgtaTTGCCGACAAGcttgtggcccaatctttgagattatttggtagcagaaggtgattatggtcccgtacgatcgcctaCATGTGATGGAGGACgcagtaggcatccttctgaccgccaggcggctgcttgacgcaagggaacgtcgtattgtgggcaaacatgtgcttgccgtacctacgaattggcctggtgaaggtgcctccagatctggcgtagctgaggagaacatcatcaagaactttcttgatatttgtgtagtctttcttcgactgacggttcgagtagaaatatgtggccatggaatatttcgggcttaagaggatgagtgtgcaatgtgtgtcactgcacaaaacacggaatgttagaaaaaaaaacgatcgaaatctaagaaatcatatgttacagggcggtgaggggatgacttactcgggaaagtaaggcacgaggaagttatccttatctaggtttgccagaatgacgccttcgaggtatgaactcgcgacttgccagtccctagcgctgcccaagatcttggcacacatgtagaaggggtcgactatcacgatgcctggagtcttgtctctaatgatccgcatctccatactcagcgaaaatagccaaacgaaggtgtagtgcagcggatgaaggttaaacatagcgaagatgtcatcaaaccgcaggacgatcatacccccgatggcgctatccacaaagcccttgccctctggcaccttggccacaaaaccgggtatgccacatcattctctcggagacaccgcttctccaaagaaagaacactgtcatgcagactccgcatagcaccagttgcagcattgagcagattagtcggtagcatcagcctacccaccacatgcaccctcctcgagatatccttaggtgaaggtggcccgtcctgagcacggatcgtactcggtgccggctggctcgcacccttgttagtctttcttttccgtcccttcttcttctgctgtaatgggatcgagttctgctcacagacaacattcttgagtgtgttggggctggtaatatttcgcacctcggctatctgagacTCGGTGAAAGcgacagctggaggcgtctcctaagaactgaacgccagatgactcctgttgcaactgggtttctccgcggtaccagctagatcatcttttgcagggttgggttcttgagaaggaggccccaagaattcgtcaccgtacccatgttcgttgaagtacttatcaacgttggtaaatgtaccatcgttgtCGTCGTTGGcgttgtccggatcctgtgccatatgcatgtccggatcttgtgccatatccattgtccggcatgtccggtagcgttgcgggggtcttgccatggcttggtgccgacacgactggcggtgttgtctctggggtggtgtcccccgcccccaaacgaatctggctcttcggctaAATCATGGGCCAgtttatgcaggcgctgagggtcatcacatcatcttcgtcagccccatggggtcgatacggaggtaacatgtcgacgaagcccggcagcacccgaaccagttgaaccctataaacgGTGGGTGGCATCTGATTATCGTGGAACATGCGGCTGCccctgcccttggcgacatcgaccaactcgtcgttcacgaagtgcaggagagtgcatggaacgccggtggtgccctgcgaaaacatgtagggcatcagggatgcctagtcaaaggcaaggagatgaagtcatcggccgagaggcttaattagttactgtgatggcgtcgagctcggctaatgtcgaggcaccgccaacggcgggcgtgcaagtgacggagggggcgcttgctgccgaggtgtcggccggcgtattcttcccacacccgggtgtattaagctgcaatgccgacgccgccgccgcgggagagaccaatgccgcctccgccggagacaccaatggtgccgccggcacgttgcgcgagttgctgcccgtgaagctgggaatcgggggcggcccctgttggccgcccgcaatccacgcatgcaacccagaaaccaaggtaggcataatggcggtgatcgtcgctcccagttggtctcgcacttccTCTTCGACGATCTCCGGAATCcgcaccacttgtgccttgagttgttgaacctcgcgctcctggctttgcaagctggtctttctctcctttcgcccagcggtatagtactccaaccatttcgtggacaagcctttgctagccacacgaccagctgacgacggcttactgagcttatccttgtttttcattatgttcaacgccctatttgaaggcgtgtcgaaaggggagctctgagacgaccccgtgctactgctttcagtttcctgcggaaggaacatgaaccatttagaaaattggcttcattaattagaatgcaaccatatggagctaattacgtgggggtgtattccttaccagaagacgctcaagcgccttggtcttcggatccgtggtaagctccttggttaccgggtccaccttgtaccgggccctgacatacttcctggtctgcttgtcacggtatttctcaaaGAGGGGCAATAGGCCTTGcttggcacgctccgcgtcctccttgtcccatatagatTTCGCCACTCTATAACCACCGGGACCGAacttgtggacccctaagttcaagtcccgcatctctttcccccactgacttgattccacggttgcgtCGCTCTCGCACTTAATCTTGAACTCCaagtagtcatcttcgctgatcgaagtatgtttctccttgatcttctcataagtatcacctttttcaatcattctcttcaccgcagctctccaagtagccagggtcgtgctcatcttcgtgagggcggcactattcactttattccctgagaggcgtgtgtttgcgaagtcaccggagaacttgtatcgttcgtgcagcttcgtgaagaggatgttgcgcaaattccctcagtcatgatgccttaggttctcggtgttgatcgagacggtgctccgaagaatgcacccgagctgtcccccgtaccccttgactatttctgggggcgccgttggatgcccctcggaggacacttcagtaaattcctccttgacggcgCCGAGAATGTTccggcgccggtccttccgttgcctatttggttggctgccatctgtgcgtgcactggcatcatcagtggtggcatcctcgacggcaccatcagtggtgtcatcccggacgccactaggggttgtgtagtcaggatcggtgtcttccgcggcgtcctcataacggtgaggttcttcctccatcttctaggacagctcccagaatgccttgctgcccaaaccgccggcctcattgttgtgggccatgtttcgctctaaataggaaaaaagtttggtcaaaaagttggttattgtcaaggaacaagatctcatcATTTAGAGTTTGTGACGaattatcatggtctcatcatttagggtttgtcgacatcgaggtatcctaaaagctaagcttttatcatttagggtttgtcgacgccgatgcaccctaaaagcctaagctttcatcatttaggtttttatcgacaccgagacaccctaaaagccaaggttttatcatttagggtttttcgacgctgaggcaccctaaatgctaagttaagttttcatcatttagggtttatctatgccgaggcaccctaggttgactgatatatatgggtactcTAAatggcagttgatcctacttaagtaagtactaagataccccggcccatgcattagtcgcaagtaccccatatgtcctatttttagcaaagtcatgctaaaattcacggaaaatttcatcatgacatttgctgaaaataggacttatggagtacccgaatttgccggaacggaagttaatcgacattccggcaaactcaagggcctctcggggtacctgcaaaatcatcacgacacgatggtcggagacaaaacccagcaaactagcaccacaatgtgcctctactttcatatggatgaaaaggccacagaccatatggtcctctgctttcatatggacaaaaatcagctcaacttgcAAACAAGAATCAGCCAAGACAAGAGAGGTGGCCATGGCCAGCAGCACACTGAACATCCAAACATCACTTCAGTGCATACTACACTTCAAAGCCAACTGATCATCATAGGCAGTATATGTATCAGCAGCAAAGGACAAATAATGCTATATAACAGGAAGAGAAATAATTGCAAACTAATTGTACATATAAAAAGGGCAAGAACACAAATATGATCATCTGAAATGAAGTTTGAATATAACAGCAGCAGACCAGAACTTTGTTCTCAAAGTGAGGTAAAAGTGCGAGTAAATGTAATTTCTTGAGACCACAATTGTAGTTCGCTTGCAGCACGCAACTAAATAAGCAAGCAGCAGGCAACCAAAAGTGATCGTAACTAACAAGTGTAACACAGATAGAACTGGATTCTATGTCAGACTTTCAATAGGAATAGTTAATATCCATGACACGATAGACCAGTGAACTAGAAAAATCACAAGGTACTTTCTCTACCTAATGAACTCCATATGACCACATAAAACCGTGTTTAACCATACCAGAAGCCATTTTCATAGTCCACTATCCTATTGCCAACCATACACCCAGTTGGCCAAAAAACAACCTACTGTGAGCCCATGCTTGCTTCCAGGACATAGTAAAAAATAGCATTTTGGTTCATGCAACATATACTACAGTTCTTTTTCAAATttacagtagcagcagtagtactAGTGGGTGTTCAAAAACCATTGTAAGTTTCAATGCACTGTATCATCAAGTAAATGAAATGGTACTGAAAcatggccatttctagctttctttctctcatttacccacaactCAAGGCCAGTAGCAACAAGCAACAAAAGCAAGCAAAACCACCAAGCAACAAGCAGAGATTGATGACTCCTCACCTTGCTATTGGTGACGGGGTCGGACGGATGGAGCAAGCCGGCCGGGAGGCGACAACAAGTCAATGGCGGTCAGCGGTCGAGGAAGAAGTAGTCAGTGGTCCAGAGGAGACTGGAGCTGCTCGGACAGGAGGATGACCGCGGTTGACGGAACCGAGAAAGGTTCAAGACGTCCCTGCACGCCGGCACCAGGAATCACCATCCAATCCATTAAAGGGGGGAGAAGGCAAGAGCAAGAATGGAGCTAAGGAGCTATCCAACCCAAGTTAACCAAGAATCAAGAAGAGACGGGGAAGGAGGGAGATAGCTTATGGGCTGACGCCTGTGGACTGTGGCGGCGCTGACAACGAGGAGTGAGATCTCGTCGACCTTGACAGTTATCCGGGAC
Proteins encoded in this window:
- the LOC123189760 gene encoding acetylornithine aminotransferase, mitochondrial translates to MNSLQSFLAVAPVKPAAAAARLPSSRRARVSACLATPAPAPTAPAAARRELSAASRAVMADEAKYIVGTYKRAQVVFVAGRGCKLYDIDGREYLDMAAGIAVNALGHGDPDVDAAAADQRGRLVHASNVGYTVPQVELAKRLVEASFADRAFFANSGTEANEAAIKFARKYQRVAHPNGDAPTEFMSFTNCFHGRTIGSLALTSKVQYREPFEPVMPGSTFVEYGNLEEAKKVIQSGKIAAVFVEPVQGEGGIHSATNEFLQGLRDACDEAGALLVFDEVQCGLGRTGYLWAHEVYGVLPDIMTLAKPLANGLPIGVALVTEKVAAAIHYGDHGTTFGGGPFVCHAALATLDKIQKPGFLAEVTKKGEYFKQLLKTKLGGNPHVKEIRGAGLIVGIELDVPAGPLVDACLDAGVFLLTAGKGNVVRLVPALIVSEKELEQAAEVIRECLPALEASTS